A genomic region of Castor canadensis chromosome 16, mCasCan1.hap1v2, whole genome shotgun sequence contains the following coding sequences:
- the Kcnc3 gene encoding voltage-gated potassium channel KCNC3 isoform X3: MRITFCPDKVEFLKSSLNIIDCVAILPFYLEVGLSGLSSKAAKDVLGFLRVVRFVRILRIFKLTRHFVGLRVLGHTLRASTNEFLLLIIFLALGVLIFATMIYYAERIGADPDDILGSNHTYFKNIPIGFWWAVVTMTTLGYGDMYPKTWSGMLVGALCALAGVLTIAMPVPVIVNNFGMYYSLAMAKQKLPKKKNKHIPRPPQPGSPNYCKPDPPPPPPPHPQHGSGGISPPPPITPPSMGVTVAGAYPPGPHTHPGLLRGGAGGLGIMGLPPLPAPGEPCPLAQEEVIEINRADPRPNGDPAAAALAHEDCPAIDQPAMSPEDKSPVTPGSRGRYSRDRACFLLTDYAPSPDGSIRKGYEKSRSLSSIAGLSGVSLRLAPLATPPGSPRAARRAPPTLPSIL, encoded by the exons ATGAGGATCACCTTCTGCCCTGACAAGGTGGAATTTCTCAAGAGCAGCCTGAACATCATTGACTGTGTCGCGATCCTTCCTTTCTACCTGGAGGTGGGCCTGTCGGGCCTCAGCTCCAAAGCGGCCAAGGACGTGCTGGGCTTCCTGCGCGTCGTGCGCTTTGTGCGAATCCTGCGTATCTTTAAGCTGACCCGACACTTTGTGGGTCTGCGGGTGCTGGGCCACACGCTCCGGGCCAGCACCAATGAGTTCCTGCTGCTTATCATCTTCCTGGCGTTGGGGGTCCTCATCTTTGCCACCATGATCTACTACGCTGAGCGCATTGGCGCCGACCCCGATGACATCCTGGGCTCTAACCACACGTACTTCAAGAACATCCCCATCGGCTTCTGGTGGGCTGTGGTCACCATGACAACCCTAGGCTATGGAGACATGTATCCCAAGACGTGGTCAGGGATGCTGGTCGGGGCACTCTGTGCGCTGGCGGGGGTGCTGACCATCGCCATGCCTGTGCCCGTCATTGTCAACAACTTCGGCATGTACTATTCCCTGGCCATGGCCAAGCAGAAGCTGCCCAAGAAGAAGAACAAACACATCCCTCGTCCGCCACAACCTGGCTCACCGAACTACTGCAAGCCAGACCCACCCCCGCCACCCCCGCCCCATCCTCAGCATGGTAGTGGTGGCATCAGCCCCCCACCACCCATCACCCCGCCCTCCATGGGGGTGACTGTGGCTGGGGCCTACCCGCCAGGGCCCCACACGCACCCTGGGCTGCTCAGGGGAGGCGCAGGGGGACTGGGGATCATGGGGCTGCCTCCTCTGCCGGCCCCTGGTGAGCCTTGCCCGCTGGCTCAGGAGGAAGTAATTGAGATCAACAGAGCAG ATCCCCGCCCCAATGGGGATCCAGCAGCAGCTGCACTGGCCCATGAGGACTGCCCTGCCATTGACCAGCCCGCCATGTCCCCAGAGGACAAGAGCCCTGTCACACCTGGAAGCCGGGGCCGCTACAGCCGAGACCGAGCCTGCTTCCTCCTCACAGACTACGCCCCATCGCCTGATGGCTCCATCCGGAAAG GTTACGAGAAATCCCGCAGCCTGAGCAGCATCGCGGGCCTGAGTGGGGTGTCGCTGCGCCTCGCGCCCCTTGCCACCCCCCCTGGCTCTCCCCGGGCCGCCCGCCGCGCTCCCCCAACCCTGCCCTCCATCCTTTAG